In Vibrio celticus, one genomic interval encodes:
- a CDS encoding VF530 family protein has protein sequence MTEEERIELQQNNPLHGLKLETMITELVDHYGWEILDAAMRMNCFNTKPTVASAVKYLKKTEWAREKVENFYLYRFKRMPKASDIEYQMPPRSRTFRHGLEPREPMELTVESIHASQAKAASAFKERRGGNGRNFRR, from the coding sequence ATGACTGAAGAAGAAAGAATCGAACTGCAACAAAACAACCCGCTACATGGCTTAAAGCTTGAAACCATGATCACTGAATTAGTGGATCATTATGGTTGGGAAATTTTGGATGCGGCAATGCGTATGAACTGCTTTAACACTAAGCCTACAGTGGCAAGTGCAGTTAAATACCTGAAGAAAACCGAATGGGCTCGTGAAAAGGTTGAAAACTTCTACCTTTACCGTTTCAAGCGCATGCCTAAAGCATCGGACATTGAATACCAGATGCCTCCGCGTTCACGTACATTCCGCCATGGGCTAGAGCCTCGTGAGCCAATGGAACTAACGGTTGAGTCTATCCACGCTTCTCAAGCTAAAGCTGCGTCTGCATTTAAAGAGCGCCGCGGCGGTAACGGTCGTAACTTCCGTCGTTAA
- a CDS encoding tripartite tricarboxylate transporter permease: MLDGILQGLSTAVMPMNIMMVIVGCFVGTFIGMLPGLGPISAIALMIPITYGLDPSSGLILMAGVYYGAVFGGSTSSILINAPGCSSTVVTAFDGYPMAQKGQAGKALALAAYSSFTGGTLSAIMLLIAAPALASVSLSFQSSDYFALMLLGLSAVAAFAGPGQVIKAWMMTILGLMLSTVGIDKGVGVERFTFGLTDLMDGFSFLLLAMATFALGETLMGILKPEQDTSAEESQKMSDIGSMKVTKEEFKEVAPVSIRSSILGFFTGVLPGAGATIAAFLSYGMERSLAPKDKQKKFGKGSIRGLVAPESANNAASSGSFVPLLTLGIPGSGTTAIMLGALIAYGIQPGPRLFVEHPDVFWSVIISMYFGNIVLVILNLPLIPYISKLLAVPRTVLLPMIIFFSITGVYLVSFNTMDVFVMLLVAMAAIALRLANFPLAPLLLGFILGGLMEENLRRALMISDGELSFLWERPITMTFTILAVLVLSSPILVKLFKSFRAKPVEV, translated from the coding sequence ATGTTAGACGGAATTTTACAAGGACTTTCGACCGCTGTGATGCCAATGAACATCATGATGGTAATTGTGGGGTGTTTCGTTGGCACCTTCATCGGTATGCTTCCGGGGTTAGGTCCAATTTCAGCAATCGCGTTGATGATCCCTATTACATACGGCCTAGACCCTTCTTCTGGCCTAATCTTGATGGCCGGTGTGTATTACGGCGCTGTATTTGGTGGCTCAACGTCATCCATCTTAATCAATGCTCCGGGTTGTTCTTCAACGGTAGTAACCGCGTTTGACGGCTACCCGATGGCTCAAAAAGGTCAAGCAGGTAAAGCACTTGCTCTCGCGGCTTACTCTTCTTTCACTGGCGGTACGCTTTCAGCAATCATGCTTTTGATTGCCGCTCCGGCTCTAGCAAGCGTGTCACTGAGCTTCCAGTCTTCAGACTACTTTGCGTTGATGCTATTAGGTTTGTCCGCTGTAGCGGCGTTTGCAGGCCCAGGTCAGGTAATTAAAGCGTGGATGATGACTATTCTTGGTTTGATGCTATCAACCGTAGGTATCGACAAAGGGGTTGGCGTTGAACGTTTCACTTTTGGCCTAACGGATCTGATGGATGGCTTCAGCTTCCTGTTATTAGCGATGGCAACATTCGCACTGGGTGAAACCTTGATGGGTATTCTTAAGCCAGAGCAAGATACCAGCGCAGAAGAAAGCCAAAAGATGTCTGATATTGGTAGCATGAAAGTCACCAAAGAAGAGTTCAAAGAAGTGGCGCCAGTTTCGATCCGTTCTTCTATTCTTGGCTTCTTTACCGGCGTACTTCCAGGTGCTGGCGCAACTATCGCTGCTTTCTTAAGTTACGGCATGGAGCGTAGTCTTGCACCGAAAGACAAACAGAAAAAGTTTGGTAAAGGCAGTATTCGCGGTCTTGTTGCTCCAGAATCGGCAAATAACGCAGCATCAAGTGGTTCATTCGTTCCGCTACTGACGCTGGGTATCCCGGGCTCTGGTACAACAGCTATCATGCTAGGTGCATTAATCGCTTATGGCATCCAACCGGGTCCTCGTCTGTTCGTTGAGCACCCTGATGTATTCTGGTCGGTAATCATCTCTATGTACTTTGGCAACATCGTACTGGTTATCTTGAACCTGCCTTTGATCCCTTACATTTCTAAGCTATTAGCGGTACCAAGAACGGTTCTACTGCCAATGATTATCTTCTTTTCAATCACAGGCGTGTACCTAGTATCTTTCAACACCATGGACGTATTTGTGATGTTACTAGTGGCGATGGCAGCAATAGCATTAAGGCTTGCCAACTTCCCACTCGCTCCATTATTACTTGGCTTTATCTTAGGTGGCTTGATGGAAGAGAACTTAAGACGCGCACTGATGATCAGCGACGGAGAGCTCAGCTTCCTATGGGAACGCCCAATCACCATGACCTTCACTATTCTGGCGGTATTGGTTCTGTCTAGCCCGATTCTGGTTAAGCTGTTCAAGAGCTTTAGAGCAAAACCAGTAGAAGTGTAA
- a CDS encoding HD domain-containing phosphohydrolase, whose amino-acid sequence MALKKISLRFTVGTMFILATVLTAVVAVSLQYYFSKKMATENTLSKLTMVSHDLSDYIGAIDSDAANTARLLATVKRSISNKISKEESRSILSEAIKDNPLFYSIYIGSSDENFFQIINLESAPVVREKIGAQQTDRWVVVEIQNIGQERVRTTKYFDQEFSLRSSTTEQSNYFPTTRPWYVSANVQSVEKTQPYLFQHLQITGQTYSLAFESKIESEIQHVIGIDIVLSSLANKLSGTALGLAEDSKVESFLYSKSGNIIASNLKVNNQESEFDVSKLMLSSEQKALVNDTPPLLVSNQNDWGPMDFSVAGKPDGYAIDLLKMIGGMTGIRFEFVNGFSWGELVNKFQEGTIDGLQSVQNYKNNGISGLYTAPIYDLPFAIVTREDAKIITNYAELEDKKVAILSGWSIIPKLREDFPNIDLVEFENLESAFDSIESGENFAFLDAEPVLSFALDRFFQPGLVVNGTLEDLKQNYSNQFHLVLQSKHKQLLPIIDKAIGRLSDEQLDTLAKKWLHDTGFNTNTTVPYIELYDLTKEATVEGSMVRVELNGEIKHLYLKKIDTGEHYSEYFAVLIPESEIFSTVNKRLATSVGITMLLMSLTLPIAWGFGAPIVRPIRQLEEETHKIKMRDYDSVELVDTRIKEVWELSVAVKGMAAEIKQHEQTQEAFVESFIKLIAQAIDDKSAYTAGHCNRVPELGLMLADAAEKSQSDHFKDFEFKNDDERREFRIAAWLHDCGKITIPEHIVDKGTKLEANYNRIHEVRTRFEVLWRDAEIIALTKQLEGKLANKQIQTELAEAQQKLQDDFEFIATSNVGGEFMSDDKVARIRLIAETTWTRNFDDQLGLSPIEALNRAPSSGLPATEPLLSDKPEHIVKRDRPLEFDPKHQIKMDVPEYLYNLGEVYNLSIARGTLTAEDRFKINEHMLATIKMLENLPFPKELSRVPRYASTHHETLKGTGYPRKLTGDDLSTPERILVISDIFEALTAADRPYKKAKPISVAVDIMYKMALDEHLDIELFRLFLTSGTHLRYAEEYLKPEQIDFVDINKYLEVTRQIA is encoded by the coding sequence ATGGCATTAAAAAAAATTTCGTTACGCTTTACCGTTGGAACAATGTTCATACTCGCGACTGTGCTAACGGCTGTGGTTGCGGTCTCTCTTCAATACTACTTTAGTAAAAAAATGGCGACGGAGAATACTCTGTCAAAGTTGACGATGGTATCCCATGACCTGAGTGATTATATCGGCGCGATTGACTCTGACGCAGCCAACACCGCGCGTTTACTTGCTACAGTGAAACGATCTATCAGTAACAAAATATCGAAAGAAGAGTCGCGTAGTATTCTTTCTGAAGCCATTAAAGATAACCCTCTCTTTTATAGTATTTACATTGGCTCATCCGATGAAAATTTCTTCCAAATTATTAACCTAGAATCTGCTCCTGTCGTTAGAGAAAAAATAGGAGCACAACAAACGGATCGTTGGGTTGTGGTTGAGATTCAAAATATAGGGCAGGAGCGAGTCCGGACAACGAAATACTTTGACCAAGAGTTTTCCCTCAGAAGCTCAACTACGGAGCAGAGCAACTACTTTCCAACGACTAGGCCTTGGTATGTTTCTGCCAATGTTCAGTCGGTCGAAAAAACTCAGCCATATCTTTTTCAGCATTTACAAATTACCGGGCAAACTTATTCTTTAGCGTTTGAGTCGAAAATCGAATCTGAAATTCAACATGTGATTGGTATTGATATTGTGCTGTCTTCTTTGGCTAACAAATTATCAGGTACGGCGCTTGGATTAGCAGAAGACAGTAAGGTTGAGTCTTTCTTATATTCGAAATCGGGTAACATTATTGCGTCTAACCTCAAGGTTAATAATCAGGAATCGGAGTTTGATGTATCAAAACTGATGCTATCATCTGAGCAAAAAGCCTTGGTTAATGATACTCCTCCGCTTTTAGTGTCTAATCAAAATGATTGGGGTCCGATGGACTTTTCAGTGGCGGGAAAACCAGACGGCTATGCGATAGACCTTCTCAAAATGATTGGTGGTATGACTGGGATCAGGTTTGAATTTGTGAATGGTTTTTCTTGGGGAGAGCTTGTTAATAAGTTTCAAGAAGGAACTATAGATGGGCTGCAATCGGTGCAAAATTATAAAAATAATGGCATAAGCGGCCTCTACACCGCTCCAATCTATGATTTACCGTTTGCTATCGTGACCAGAGAAGACGCGAAGATTATTACTAATTATGCCGAGCTTGAGGATAAAAAAGTGGCCATTTTATCTGGGTGGTCAATTATTCCTAAGTTAAGGGAAGACTTTCCGAATATTGATTTAGTTGAGTTTGAAAACCTAGAGTCCGCATTTGATTCAATTGAAAGCGGAGAGAACTTTGCATTCTTAGACGCTGAACCCGTACTCTCGTTTGCATTAGATAGGTTTTTCCAACCAGGCCTTGTTGTCAATGGGACTCTAGAAGATCTAAAACAGAACTACTCAAATCAATTCCATTTGGTGTTGCAGAGCAAGCATAAGCAATTGCTTCCAATTATTGACAAAGCTATCGGCAGGTTAAGTGATGAACAACTTGATACCTTAGCGAAAAAGTGGCTCCATGATACCGGCTTTAATACGAATACGACGGTCCCTTATATTGAACTTTATGATTTGACTAAGGAAGCAACGGTTGAAGGCAGTATGGTAAGGGTAGAGTTGAATGGCGAGATCAAGCATCTCTATTTAAAGAAAATAGACACGGGCGAACACTACTCTGAATATTTTGCGGTATTGATTCCCGAATCTGAAATCTTTAGTACAGTCAATAAACGTCTAGCAACCTCTGTTGGTATAACGATGTTACTGATGAGTTTGACGTTGCCTATTGCTTGGGGTTTTGGTGCACCGATAGTGCGTCCTATTCGTCAATTAGAGGAGGAGACTCATAAGATCAAGATGCGTGATTATGATAGTGTCGAGCTTGTTGACACTCGAATCAAAGAAGTATGGGAGCTGTCTGTGGCAGTGAAAGGCATGGCGGCAGAGATTAAGCAGCATGAACAGACACAAGAGGCGTTTGTGGAGTCGTTTATCAAGCTTATCGCCCAAGCTATCGATGATAAATCCGCTTATACGGCAGGGCACTGTAATCGTGTACCAGAACTCGGCTTGATGTTGGCTGATGCAGCTGAGAAATCACAGTCCGATCATTTCAAAGATTTTGAGTTTAAAAATGATGATGAACGTCGTGAATTCAGAATTGCGGCTTGGCTTCACGATTGTGGCAAGATCACGATACCCGAACACATCGTCGATAAAGGTACGAAGCTTGAGGCCAACTACAACCGAATTCACGAGGTGAGAACTCGATTTGAGGTATTGTGGCGTGATGCTGAAATAATAGCATTAACGAAACAGCTTGAAGGCAAGCTAGCGAACAAACAAATCCAAACAGAGTTGGCTGAAGCGCAACAGAAGCTACAAGATGATTTTGAGTTTATCGCGACGTCTAATGTTGGTGGTGAATTCATGAGTGATGACAAAGTTGCTCGTATTCGCTTGATAGCTGAAACGACTTGGACGCGTAACTTTGATGATCAACTTGGTCTATCACCGATAGAGGCGTTGAATCGAGCACCGAGTTCAGGCTTGCCAGCGACAGAGCCACTGTTAAGTGATAAACCAGAGCATATAGTGAAAAGAGATAGGCCGTTAGAATTTGACCCGAAACATCAAATTAAAATGGATGTGCCTGAGTATTTATACAACCTAGGCGAAGTCTACAATCTGAGTATTGCACGCGGCACGTTGACTGCAGAAGACAGATTCAAGATAAACGAGCACATGCTTGCTACGATTAAGATGCTAGAGAATCTGCCATTCCCGAAAGAGCTAAGCCGTGTTCCACGCTATGCTTCGACGCACCATGAAACACTCAAAGGTACAGGCTATCCAAGGAAACTGACTGGTGATGACCTTTCAACCCCAGAACGTATTCTGGTGATCTCCGATATTTTTGAGGCGTTAACCGCTGCGGATAGGCCTTATAAGAAGGCGAAGCCAATCAGTGTTGCTGTCGACATCATGTATAAGATGGCATTGGACGAGCATCTCGATATCGAACTGTTTAGATTGTTCTTAACCAGCGGTACTCACCTGCGTTATGCAGAAGAGTATCTGAAGCCAGAACAAATTGATTTCGTTGATATCAACAAATACCTCGAAGTTACCCGCCAAATTGCTTGA
- a CDS encoding tripartite tricarboxylate transporter TctB family protein, whose amino-acid sequence MSDLPTKFLSKESLLSKDRIGAMIFMLACLCYGYQTTLIPLFPGDEYEPFTARTLPTLLTFIGIGLSLILLITGQPDKKVTCDATPLNWKLLIGFLVLMALYGVGLTYLGFVLATSFFLLAGFYLLGERRKAVLFGASFPFVIAFFLLLTQGLDIYLEPGLIFTLW is encoded by the coding sequence ATGTCGGACTTACCAACCAAATTTCTGAGTAAGGAATCTTTGCTTTCGAAGGATCGCATCGGAGCCATGATCTTTATGCTGGCGTGCTTGTGCTACGGCTACCAAACCACGCTGATTCCTTTGTTTCCCGGTGACGAGTACGAACCCTTCACAGCAAGAACCTTACCTACCCTGTTGACGTTTATCGGCATTGGCCTTTCATTGATCCTGCTAATAACAGGACAACCGGATAAGAAAGTCACATGCGACGCAACGCCGCTGAACTGGAAACTGCTGATTGGCTTCTTGGTGTTAATGGCACTGTACGGTGTTGGGCTGACTTATCTTGGCTTTGTTTTAGCAACCAGCTTCTTCTTACTTGCAGGCTTTTACCTGTTGGGTGAGCGTCGTAAAGCGGTTTTATTTGGCGCGTCGTTCCCTTTCGTTATCGCGTTCTTTCTTTTATTAACTCAAGGCTTAGATATCTACCTAGAGCCTGGTTTAATCTTCACTCTTTGGTAG
- a CDS encoding tripartite tricarboxylate transporter substrate binding protein — protein sequence MFKALKPTLAASIIAATFSFNTFAADVEKIHFLIPGGAGGGWDMTARGTGDVLVKSDIVENVSFQNLSGGGGGKAIAHLIETAQRQEDTLMVNSTPIVVRSLTGIFPQSFRDLTPVAATIADYGAIVASADSKYDTWEDVVKEFETNPRKVKIAGGSARGSMDHLVVAAAFKGEGFDAKKVRYIAYDAGGKAMAALLSGETQLLSTGLGEVLEMSKSGQVKVLAVTAPKRLDAAPNIPTLTEYGNETVFANWRGFFAAPGTSQAKIDEWNEALGKMYKTDEWQVVRDRNGWIDNYKADKDFYAFLEDQEKQMGDLMRELGFLK from the coding sequence ATGTTCAAGGCACTGAAACCTACTCTTGCGGCTTCTATCATCGCAGCAACCTTTTCTTTCAACACTTTTGCTGCTGACGTAGAAAAAATCCACTTCCTAATCCCTGGCGGCGCTGGTGGCGGTTGGGATATGACAGCTCGTGGTACGGGTGATGTATTGGTGAAATCAGACATCGTAGAAAATGTCTCTTTCCAAAACCTGTCTGGTGGCGGTGGCGGTAAAGCGATTGCTCACCTAATCGAAACGGCACAACGCCAAGAAGACACGCTAATGGTGAACTCAACGCCTATCGTTGTTCGTTCACTAACAGGTATCTTCCCTCAATCTTTCCGTGACCTAACTCCGGTAGCAGCAACCATTGCCGATTACGGTGCAATTGTCGCGTCTGCGGATTCTAAGTACGACACTTGGGAAGACGTTGTTAAAGAGTTCGAAACCAACCCACGTAAAGTGAAGATTGCTGGCGGTTCAGCTCGTGGCAGCATGGACCACCTTGTGGTAGCTGCAGCGTTCAAAGGCGAAGGTTTTGATGCGAAGAAAGTGCGTTACATTGCCTACGATGCTGGCGGTAAAGCGATGGCGGCACTGCTTTCTGGCGAAACACAGCTGCTTTCAACTGGCCTTGGCGAAGTGCTAGAGATGTCTAAATCTGGCCAAGTAAAAGTGCTTGCTGTGACGGCGCCAAAACGTCTTGACGCTGCGCCTAACATCCCAACATTAACTGAGTACGGCAACGAGACAGTGTTTGCTAACTGGCGTGGTTTCTTCGCGGCACCGGGTACAAGCCAAGCGAAAATCGACGAGTGGAACGAAGCTCTTGGCAAAATGTACAAAACCGATGAGTGGCAAGTGGTACGTGACCGTAACGGTTGGATCGACAACTACAAAGCTGACAAAGATTTTTACGCCTTCCTAGAAGACCAAGAAAAACAGATGGGCGATCTAATGCGTGAGCTTGGCTTCTTGAAGTAA
- a CDS encoding sulfite exporter TauE/SafE family protein, whose amino-acid sequence MDWLVLFLSGVIGGVLNSIAGGGSFITFPALLFAGVPPIAANATNTFASCAGYISGAYALRHEIQSGTKQLKLTIALCVIGGGIGAFLLLHTPEALFTQSVPWLLLFAALLFTFGGTLNKWLKQATAKHKHATSAGVFFSALLLLIVCIYGGYFNAGLGIVTLSYLALAGYTNINVMNGIKLLVSACASLAAIVFFIVNGSIDWPSGMAVLLGTLVGGYYSAKISRRIPQQYVRTTVIIASFLITAYFFYAN is encoded by the coding sequence ATGGATTGGTTGGTTCTCTTCTTGTCAGGCGTGATTGGTGGTGTGCTTAACTCTATTGCTGGTGGAGGCAGCTTCATCACTTTCCCTGCTCTATTGTTTGCTGGTGTTCCACCAATAGCAGCCAACGCGACCAATACCTTTGCATCGTGTGCAGGCTACATCAGTGGTGCTTATGCGCTGCGCCACGAAATTCAATCTGGTACCAAACAGCTTAAACTGACCATTGCTCTATGTGTGATTGGCGGTGGCATAGGTGCTTTCTTACTGCTGCACACACCAGAAGCATTGTTTACTCAATCCGTACCTTGGTTACTGCTTTTTGCGGCATTGCTTTTCACCTTTGGTGGCACGCTCAATAAATGGCTGAAACAAGCAACAGCAAAACACAAACACGCCACCAGCGCTGGCGTCTTCTTTTCCGCTTTATTGCTTTTGATTGTATGTATCTATGGTGGATACTTTAATGCCGGACTAGGAATCGTCACATTGAGTTACCTGGCTTTGGCTGGTTACACCAATATCAACGTGATGAATGGCATCAAACTGCTTGTATCCGCTTGTGCATCACTTGCGGCAATCGTGTTTTTCATCGTCAATGGTTCGATTGATTGGCCGTCTGGCATGGCTGTATTATTGGGTACATTGGTTGGTGGTTATTATTCAGCAAAAATCTCTCGCCGCATCCCTCAACAATATGTTCGAACCACAGTGATCATCGCGAGCTTTTTGATCACCGCTTACTTTTTCTATGCTAATTAG